A window of the Lolium perenne isolate Kyuss_39 chromosome 7, Kyuss_2.0, whole genome shotgun sequence genome harbors these coding sequences:
- the LOC127326207 gene encoding uncharacterized protein, translating to MSSAAAAAGGDGKVKNACELCGAAARVYCGADDATLCWGCDAQVHGANFLVARHARALLCRGCARPTPWRAAGPRLGPTASICELCVGRGRGRAAHGVAGDGYGEQDEEEMIEDEDEDEEEEEGEGENQVVPWADDAEATPPPVASSTSSSSREAAPNAKEDPPCSTSQRSLCNHASPARRAGRSDEATSSRNGGPLFASRQRKRSTSDFLSSGPAQSVSGTPARNRSSAAFGRNDFS from the exons ATGTcgtcagcggcggcggcggccggagggGACGGCAAGGTTAAGAACGCGTGCGAGCTCtgcggggcggcggcgcgggtgtACTGCGGCGCCGACGACGCCACGCTCTGCTGGGGCTGCGACGCGCAGGTGCACGGCGCCAACTTCCTCGTCGCCAGGCACGCGCGCGCGCTGCTCTGCCGCGGGTGCGCGCGGCCCACGCCGTGGCGCGCCGCGGGGCCCCGCCTCGGCCCGACGGCCTCCATCTGCGAGCTCTGCGTCGGCCGGGGCCGCGGCCGCGCCGCCCACGGGGTGGCCGGAGATGGCTACGGCGAGCAGGACGAGGAGGAGATgatcgaggacgaggacgaggacgaggaggaggaggagggggagggggagaaccAGGTCGTGCCGTGGGCGGACGACGCGGAGGCCACGCCGCCGCCCGTCGCCAGCTCCACGTCCAGCAGCAGCCGGGAGGCCGCCCCTAACGCAAAG GAGGACCCGCCGTGCTCTACGTCCCAGCGGAGCCTGTGTAACCACGCCTCGCCCGCACGCCGCGCCGGCCGGAGCGACGAAGCAACCTCATCCCGGAACGGCGGCCCCTTGTTCGCCTCCCGGCAGAGGAAGAGATCGACCTCGGATTTCCTCAGCTCAGGGCCGGCGCAGTCGGTCAGCGGCACGCCAGCGAGGAATCGCTCTAGCGCGGCCTTTGGTCGGAACGA CTTTTCATGA